In the Desulfallas thermosapovorans DSM 6562 genome, CCGGCACCAATTTTGTGCATTTTATTCCCCGTGGCCCGTACCGCCAACCACCAGCTCTTTAATTCTAATGGTGGGCTGGGCATCGCTCACCGGAACGCCCTGGCCGTCTTTACCACAGGTACCGATGGTGAAGCCCAGGTCACCGCCCACCGCCTCAATAATCCGGAGTACCTCGGGGCCGTTGCCGGTCAACGTGGCACCCCGTACCATGGGGCCAACCTCACCGTTTTCAATGAGATAACCTTCGGCCACATCAAAAACAAAGTCCCCGGTGGTGGTGTTAACCTGCCCGCCGCCCATTTTTTTCACCAGCAAACCGTTGCCGGTCTCGCGGATAATTTGCTGCGGGTCGTCTTTGCCTGGTGCAATATAGGTATTACCCATGCGGGGGATGGGTTTATGCTGGTAGGATTCCCGGCGACCGTGACCGTTGGGCTCAACACCGTCCCGTTTGGCAGTGAGCCGGTCATACATAAAATCTTTTAATATACCATTCTCGATTAAAACCACTTTGCGGGAGGGCACACCCTCATCGTCAAAGCTGTAGGAACCATAGCGTTCCGGCAGGGTGGCATCATCCACAACGGTAACACATTCCGCCGCCACTTGCTGGCCCTTTTTACCGGCGTATACCGAAAGGCCCTTTTGTACCAGGTCGGCTTCCAATCCATGGCCGCAGGCCTCATGTACCATGGTGCCGCCGGCCTCTCCCGCCAGCACCACCGGCATTTTCCCGGCCGGTGCCGGCTTGGCGGCCAGCATCTGCACCGCCCGCCGGGCTGCGGCGACCCCCACTTCCCGGGGATTGTTGCGTTCCAGTAGTTCAAAGCCGCCGTGTCCGCCCACCGCTTCAAAGCCCGTTTGGATTACCGATCCTTCTGTAGCCACCGCCTGAACCATCAGCCGGGTGCGCACCCTTTCATCTTCCACATAATCACCGTCACTATTGGCCACAATCACATGCTGTACCACATCGCCATAACCAACCATCACCTGTTTAATTTTTTCTTTGTCCACCGCCCGGGCGGCTTCATCCGCCGCCTTTACCGCCTT is a window encoding:
- a CDS encoding TldD/PmbA family protein; translation: MLDKDTLKEVIAAALAHGGDFADVYVEYKKVTGIGCEDGKIERIHSGIESGAGIRVLSGDHTSYAYTNDLSREGLLEAARIVSHAVAGQGGDVSFELRRVESPVSFTVLQRPDQVSTEDKVKAVKAADEAARAVDKEKIKQVMVGYGDVVQHVIVANSDGDYVEDERVRTRLMVQAVATEGSVIQTGFEAVGGHGGFELLERNNPREVGVAAARRAVQMLAAKPAPAGKMPVVLAGEAGGTMVHEACGHGLEADLVQKGLSVYAGKKGQQVAAECVTVVDDATLPERYGSYSFDDEGVPSRKVVLIENGILKDFMYDRLTAKRDGVEPNGHGRRESYQHKPIPRMGNTYIAPGKDDPQQIIRETGNGLLVKKMGGGQVNTTTGDFVFDVAEGYLIENGEVGPMVRGATLTGNGPEVLRIIEAVGGDLGFTIGTCGKDGQGVPVSDAQPTIRIKELVVGGTGHGE